From the genome of Corallococcus macrosporus DSM 14697:
GCTTACGTCGCTGAGTGGAGGCCGTGGCCGATTCTCCGCCAGCCGCGTGAGGCCCTGCTCAGAGGACAAATCTGCATGAACAGCGGCAGCCACCGCCGGCTGGTGGTTGTCCGGACCTGCCCCCAGATCCGGATCCGTGTCTCCGGCGCGCGTCAAGGTGGTTGTCGCGTGAGAGGCTTCCGCCAGTGTGCCGCGCTTCTGTCAGGTCAAGAGTGGGGTTGAGACATATGGAAGTTGCCGGCGTCCAGTTGCGCATGCTGCGACTCCAGCGCTCGGAATGACAGTGCCGGGCGTACTGGCACACTTTGGTGACGCTGGATGAGCGGCGCGGCTCCTCGATGGAAGAGCGTGTTGTCGGGTGCGACGAAGTGGAGGGCCGGATGGAGCGCTCGGCGCAGTCGTTGCCCGCGGGAACTCCGGACGACGACCGGGGAGGATTCGCCCCCTGCAACGCCGCGATGCCGCACACGTGGGAGGGAACTGCGGAGCCTTGGGTCTCTCGGGCGGTTTTGGACGGGGACCGGCCGCCATGCCTGTCGGGCGAGCCCCCCGTGAAACGGCGGCGGAGACGGCTGATCAGAAACCGCTGAATGCGCCTTCACTTTGAGTATTGATTGGGAGGGCCCCGGCTGGCCTTGCGTTGCCCCCTCCGGGACCAGCAGAGTAGGTAAGGGGCGCAACAAAAAAACTAGAGAGAGGCCCCCTCCCAGAAACCTCAGAGCGGAAAAGTCGGGTCTCCAGGGGAATGTTGTTAACCGCCTCCCCAAAAGTTAACAGCACTTGTTAACCACTCTCGGCCTCTCTCTCCCCAGAACGGGTGAAAAAGCGGTCCAGAGAGCCCAATTCGCAGTGGAGAAGAGGGGCATCTCGGTCTGCGGAGTGGAGAGCCGAGAGGGCCCTCTTCGTCACCGCGAGCCAAAATCCCTTGGGATTCAGGGGCTTAAGCACGAAGGCCCCGCGATGTCATCGCGAGGCCCTTGTTAAACAAAAAGGGCCCTACCGGTTGGTAGGGCCCTTCGTTCAGCTCCCCGACGTGGACTCGAACCACGGACCTAGTGATTAACAGTCACCCGCTCTACCGGCTGAGCTATCGGGGAATATGTCGTCCCGGCGGAACCGCGTTGCCGTGATGAGGCGCTTTCTAGAGAATGGTGCCCGCTCTGTCAACAGTCCCTTTTGATCCGTTCTCCCGGCTCCGCCTCCAGCCCTGGTCCGCACTCGACGGCCTGGGGCCCGTGGCGGCCGATTCCATCGCCCAGGTGCTCGCCGGCTCCGCCGCTGAGCGCGTGCTCGACCGCACTCTGCGTGACCACCGCTCCCTGACCCGCGAGCAGCGCCAGGCCCTCAAGGAGGCCGTCTTCAACGTCGGGCTCTGGCGGCGCCGCCTTGGCTTCCTCCTGGGGCGGGACGACGCCGCGCCTCCCTTCCTCCTCCACGCCCTGCTCCAGGGCCTCGCGGGCGTCCCCGCCTCGGAGGCCGCCGCCCTGGCCGGGCTGGGGGAGGGGACGCCGCCCCCCTTGGTGTCGGCACCGCCCCCCTCGCTCGCGCTCCGGGCCTCCCTGCCGGACTGGCTCGCGGACCACTTCGCCCGGGAGTTCGGTCCCGAGGCCGATGACTTCTGCGCCCACCTGAACGTCCCGGGCCCCATCACCCTCCGGGCCAATGTCCTGCGCAGCTCCCGGGAGGCCCTCGCCGAGCGCCTCCGCTCCGAGGGTGTGGAGACGCGCCCGGGGCCCTGGAGCCCGCTGGCGCTCCATATCGAGGGGCCCCGGCCCAACCTCTATGGGCTCCGCTCCCTCCAGGAGGGCCTGTTCGAGGTCCAGGACGAGGGCAGCCAGCTCCTGGGGCTCATCGTGGGGGCGCAGCCCGGGGAGACGGTGCTGGACCTCTGCGCCGGGGCGGGCGGGAAGACGCTTCAGCTCGGCGCGGACATGAAGGACTCGGGGCGGCTCCTGGCCTATGACCCGGACCCTGAGCGGCTCGACCGGCTGCTTCAGCGCTCCGCCCGGGCACACCTCACCCGGGTCCAGGTGCTCCGGAGCCTCCCCGAGGGGCTCGACGCGGACCGGGTGCTCGTGGACGCGCCGTGCTCGGAGCTGGGCTCCCTGCGCCGGGGGCCCGACCAGCGCTTCCGCATCCAGCCGGAGGTGCTCACCCGGTTCCCGGCGCTCCAGCAGGACATCCTCCAGCGCGGGGCCCACCGGGTGCGTCCCGGCGGGCGGCTCGTCTACGCCACCTGCACCGTCAACCGCGCGGAGAACGAGGACGTCGTCGCCACCTTCCTGGCGTCCCGCCCGGACTTCCGCCTCGCGCGGCCCGGGGCGGGGTGGCTCCCCGACGTGTGTCTCCGTGACGGCTTCCTCTTCGTCGCGCCGCACCGGCACGGCACGGACGCCTTCTTCGCGGCCGTGCTGGAGCGGTCGGCAGGGTAGGGGCGGGGGCGACAGGCGCTCGCAGTGTCCGTGTTCCGACGGACGGGAGAACTCAACGCTTCTCCCGTCCGGGCCGCGAATCACCGTGCCCCTCCGCCCCCGGGTGCTATGAAGCGCACCGTGCGCTGGCTCAAGCCCCTCCCGCTCCGTCCTCGCGACGCCGTGCATGTCGTCGCCCCCTCCGGGCCCTTCGACCGCCCGAGCTTCGAAGCCGGCCTGGCCGTCATCGCCGAGCGCTACCGCCCCACCCACACCCCCGACCTCTTCGCCGCCCACCGCTACCTCGCGGGCGACGACGGGCGCCGGGGCGGGGAGCTGTCGCGCGCCCTGCTGGACCGGGACGCCCGCGCCATCTTCAGCGCTCGCGGTGGCTACGGCAGCGCCCGGCTCCTGCCGGACCTGCCCTTCGCGGACGCCTCGCACGCGGCCTTCGTCGGCTTCTCCGACCTCACCTCCGTCCACGGCGCACTCCAGGCGCTGGGCCGCGTCTCCTTCCATGGGCCCGTCCTCACGCAGCTCGGCCGGCAACCTCCCGCGGTGCGCGAGTACCTGTTCCGCCTCCTGGAGTCCCCCGAGGCGCCGCCCCCGCTGACGGGCTCGGCCACCTACGTGCCCGGCATGGCGGAGGGGCACCTCGTGGGCGGCAACCTGTCCGTGCTGTCCCGCCTCATCGGCACCCCGTACCTGCCGCCGCTCGACGGCGCGGTGCTCCTGCTGGAGGACGTCACCGAGCGCCCGTACCGCATCGACCGCATGTGGACCCACCTGCGCCTGGCGGGCGTCTTCTCCCGCGTGCGCGGCATCGTCCTGGGCGACTTCACGGGCTGCGAGGAGAAGGGCGCGGACTACACCAGCGCCGACGTGCTCCGGGAGCTGGCTCGCGAGGCGGGCCTCCCGTGCGCGGCGGGCTTTCCCATTGGCCACGGTGACCTCAACTACCCCGTGGCGCTCGGCACGCAGGTCCGCCTGGACGCGGACGCCGCGCGCCTCACCTTCCTCGAAGGAGCCGTGCTCGCATGAGTGGCGGTACGCACCCCATCGCGATTCTGCAGAAGGTCCTCGATGACGCCTGTGGCATCGGCGTCTTCCCCGCGGCCCAGGCCGTGGTGCTGCACCGGGGCGTCCAGGTGTTCGGCGGCGTCGCGGGCAACGTCTCCGGCGACACCCGCTTCGACCTGGCCTCGCTCACCAAGGTCCTCAGCACCACCTCGCTCTTCCTCCGCCTCTGGACGGAAGGGAAGGTGGGCCCGGAGACGCTCGTCTCCCGCTACTTCCCGGGCACGCCCGCGGGCGACGCCGGCGTCACCGTGGCGGACCTGCTCTACCACCGCTCCGGCCTGCCGCCCTTCGTGCCCTTCTTCGCCCAGGCGCTCACCGCGCACCCCGAGTTGCTGGACGCGGACTGCCCCTCCGCCCTGCGCGCCCGCGTCCGGGACGAGGTCATCCAGGCCGCCGCCGCCACGCCGCTCGCCGCCGAGCCCCGGACGCGCGCCGCCTACAGCGACGTGGGCTTCATCCTCCTGGGCGAAATCCTCTCGCGGGCCGCGGACGCCTCGCTGGACACGCTCTTCTCCCGCCACGTCGCCGAGCCCCTGGGCCTCAGCGCCCGCTTCCACCGCCTCACCGACTTCCCCGCGGACGCCATGCCCGCGCCCACCGGCGCCACCCGCCCGCGCGAGCCCGCGCCGGGCCAGGAGGGGCTGTGGAAGGACGTGCCCACCCAGCCCACGCGCCCGGGCGAGGTGGATGACGACAACGCCTGGGTGATGGACGGCGTCGCCGGGCACGCGGGCCTCTTCGGCACCGCCGTGGACGTGGCGCGATTCGGCCAAGCCGTGCTGGACGGCTGCGCGGGCGGGGCCGTCATCGCGCCGGGGCCTTTGTGGCACCGCGCGCTGGCCACGGACCCGATGGTGGCGGCCAGCACCCGCTCCATGGGCTTCGACTCGCCCTCCGAGGGCGTGTCCAGCGCCGGGCACTACCTGGGCGACACCCCGCCGGGCGCGGTGGGGCACCTGGGCTTCACCGGCACCAGCCTCTGGGTGGACCTGCGCCGCTCGCTGGTGGTGGCGCTGGTGACGAACCGCGTGGCCAACGGCCGCCAGGAAACGCGCATCCGGGATTTCCGCCCGCTCTTCCATGACTTCGTCGTGGAGGCGCTCGGGCTCACCGAAACGAAGCAGGGACACCATGGCTGACGACAACGGAAACGTCCTCGACACCCTCGAACCCGGCAGCGTGCGCCGCATCCACCTGGTGGGCGTGGCCGGCACGGGCATGGGCTCCTTCGCCGGCATGCTC
Proteins encoded in this window:
- a CDS encoding RsmB/NOP family class I SAM-dependent RNA methyltransferase — encoded protein: MAADSIAQVLAGSAAERVLDRTLRDHRSLTREQRQALKEAVFNVGLWRRRLGFLLGRDDAAPPFLLHALLQGLAGVPASEAAALAGLGEGTPPPLVSAPPPSLALRASLPDWLADHFAREFGPEADDFCAHLNVPGPITLRANVLRSSREALAERLRSEGVETRPGPWSPLALHIEGPRPNLYGLRSLQEGLFEVQDEGSQLLGLIVGAQPGETVLDLCAGAGGKTLQLGADMKDSGRLLAYDPDPERLDRLLQRSARAHLTRVQVLRSLPEGLDADRVLVDAPCSELGSLRRGPDQRFRIQPEVLTRFPALQQDILQRGAHRVRPGGRLVYATCTVNRAENEDVVATFLASRPDFRLARPGAGWLPDVCLRDGFLFVAPHRHGTDAFFAAVLERSAG
- a CDS encoding S66 peptidase family protein; the protein is MKRTVRWLKPLPLRPRDAVHVVAPSGPFDRPSFEAGLAVIAERYRPTHTPDLFAAHRYLAGDDGRRGGELSRALLDRDARAIFSARGGYGSARLLPDLPFADASHAAFVGFSDLTSVHGALQALGRVSFHGPVLTQLGRQPPAVREYLFRLLESPEAPPPLTGSATYVPGMAEGHLVGGNLSVLSRLIGTPYLPPLDGAVLLLEDVTERPYRIDRMWTHLRLAGVFSRVRGIVLGDFTGCEEKGADYTSADVLRELAREAGLPCAAGFPIGHGDLNYPVALGTQVRLDADAARLTFLEGAVLA
- a CDS encoding serine hydrolase domain-containing protein, yielding MSGGTHPIAILQKVLDDACGIGVFPAAQAVVLHRGVQVFGGVAGNVSGDTRFDLASLTKVLSTTSLFLRLWTEGKVGPETLVSRYFPGTPAGDAGVTVADLLYHRSGLPPFVPFFAQALTAHPELLDADCPSALRARVRDEVIQAAAATPLAAEPRTRAAYSDVGFILLGEILSRAADASLDTLFSRHVAEPLGLSARFHRLTDFPADAMPAPTGATRPREPAPGQEGLWKDVPTQPTRPGEVDDDNAWVMDGVAGHAGLFGTAVDVARFGQAVLDGCAGGAVIAPGPLWHRALATDPMVAASTRSMGFDSPSEGVSSAGHYLGDTPPGAVGHLGFTGTSLWVDLRRSLVVALVTNRVANGRQETRIRDFRPLFHDFVVEALGLTETKQGHHG